The Chryseobacterium nakagawai genome has a segment encoding these proteins:
- a CDS encoding beta-ketoacyl-[acyl-carrier-protein] synthase family protein produces MSQKIAITGMGIISSIGNNVEENFISLQSGKHGISDIQMFETRHAGAIKTGEIKLSNEELVQKLQLSEDNNITRTSLLGMVAAQEAVESAGISDINGYRTGLISSTSVGGMDITEKYFYSYEDFPEKQKYIDAHDAGNSSLAIADHLGIKGMVSTISTACSSAANAIMMGAKLIKNGVLDRVIVGGTDSLSKFTLNGFNTLMILTDSYNTPFDNDRKGLNLGEAAAFLVLESEEVVKKESKQVLAYLSGYGNANDAHHQTASSENGQGAFLAMQQALKISGLKKEDIDYINVHGTATPNNDLSEGIAMIRIFGEDNVPEFSSTKAFTGHTLAAAAGIEAVFSILAMQHSVIFPNLNFKTKMEEFNLIPITELKGKNIHHVLSNSFGFGGNCSTLIFSKS; encoded by the coding sequence ATGAGTCAAAAAATTGCCATAACAGGAATGGGCATCATTTCCTCCATCGGAAACAATGTGGAGGAAAATTTTATTTCATTACAATCCGGAAAACATGGTATTTCAGATATTCAGATGTTTGAAACCCGTCATGCCGGAGCTATTAAAACTGGTGAAATAAAATTATCTAATGAGGAACTTGTACAGAAACTTCAGCTTAGTGAAGATAACAACATAACAAGAACTTCTTTATTAGGAATGGTTGCTGCACAAGAAGCTGTAGAAAGTGCCGGAATCTCAGACATCAACGGTTACAGAACCGGACTGATCTCCTCCACCAGTGTCGGAGGAATGGATATTACCGAAAAATACTTCTATTCTTACGAAGACTTTCCTGAAAAGCAAAAATACATTGACGCTCATGATGCCGGAAATTCCTCATTGGCTATTGCCGATCATTTAGGAATAAAAGGCATGGTTTCTACCATAAGTACAGCTTGTTCATCTGCAGCCAATGCCATTATGATGGGAGCCAAACTTATTAAAAACGGAGTCTTGGATCGTGTTATCGTTGGGGGAACAGATTCCCTTTCAAAGTTTACATTAAACGGTTTTAATACCCTAATGATCCTTACAGATTCTTACAATACTCCTTTCGACAATGACAGAAAAGGGTTAAACCTTGGTGAAGCAGCCGCTTTCTTAGTCCTTGAATCCGAAGAAGTTGTTAAAAAGGAAAGCAAACAGGTACTTGCTTATCTTTCCGGATATGGAAACGCTAATGATGCTCATCACCAGACCGCATCTTCAGAAAACGGACAAGGCGCATTCTTAGCAATGCAACAAGCTTTAAAAATTTCAGGCTTGAAAAAAGAAGACATCGATTATATCAACGTTCATGGAACAGCAACTCCTAATAATGATTTATCTGAAGGAATTGCCATGATCAGAATATTTGGAGAAGATAATGTCCCTGAATTCAGCTCTACAAAAGCATTTACAGGACATACATTAGCTGCCGCTGCCGGAATTGAAGCTGTATTTTCAATTTTAGCAATGCAGCACAGTGTAATCTTCCCGAACCTGAATTTCAAAACGAAAATGGAAGAATTTAATCTGATACCGATTACTGAACTGAAGGGGAAAAATATCCATCATGTTCTTTCCAATTCATTTGGATTTGGTGGAAACTGTTCAACCTTAATTTTCTCGAAATCATGA
- a CDS encoding phosphopantetheine-binding protein, which yields MENLKTELKHKIIEVLNLEDVSVEEIKDTDPLFGGGLGLDSIDALELIVLLDKDYGIKLADPKKGKEIFQSIDTMAKFIEDNRTK from the coding sequence ATGGAAAACTTAAAAACTGAATTGAAGCACAAAATTATCGAAGTTCTTAACCTTGAAGACGTTTCTGTAGAGGAAATCAAAGATACAGATCCTTTATTCGGAGGTGGATTAGGATTAGATTCTATTGATGCTTTGGAATTAATCGTTCTTCTTGACAAAGATTACGGAATAAAATTAGCCGATCCTAAAAAAGGAAAGGAAATTTTCCAATCTATCGATACCATGGCTAAATTCATCGAAGACAACAGGACAAAATAA